A single Cyprinus carpio isolate SPL01 chromosome A6, ASM1834038v1, whole genome shotgun sequence DNA region contains:
- the LOC109090282 gene encoding GDH/6PGL endoplasmic bifunctional protein-like, translating into MLWIRWELLLMASICWQRGHTDNHGATKSLGHVTVVIVGGTGDLARKYLWQGFFQLYADQVGKGHTFSFYGGALSTTEKGTPLLFDILKELACPAELSVERCALVKDQFLHLSKYHQLKTTEDYENLSQQIKQQLGQEGIIEAGRLFYLSVPAFAYADIAEKINNTCRPPSEAWLRVVLEKPFGHNLYSAQALDKKLSGQLKEEEMYRIDHYLGKQVVSKILPFRKENKKLLDPIWNKHHIERIEIVLKETLDAKGRIQFYDQYGVIRDVLQNHLTEVMTLMLMNLPANLSNSEEILQNKLNFLASLQHVDNSNAVVGQYQAYNGEVQEELNKTKDYFSLTPTFAGVVIHVDNAQYEGIPIFMTSGKALDERVSYARVLFKSNVFCVQDPNNVQCKSKQIIFYLGHGTLQYPAILLSKNLFKPELVSSGDWKEVTEYKDVNVLGLQLSDYYIQSPVTPREAYCELISHVFFGRKDSFISAEGLLASWEFWTPLLEGLSRVFPRVYPGGVDNGNLLNFQLKGHQVAFSHEALVNVINPGAEDNFQVMQGKYRSSEMVSAWAQELVERLASDLLLAAEEAIREEGQFHLALSGGSSPVALLRALALNLYTFPWRNTHIWQVDERCVPHTESGSNFRSIHDLLLQHIRIPYFNIHPMPVHLTQRLCVEEDGGPTLYEKEIKKHVNGSSFHYILLGVGQDGHTASLFQDTKLENDEENLVILTESPNKPHQRMSLTFTAINRARRVGVLIMGKSKHELVSQLSRIKGESSKYPITKVQPKSGTLIWYIDYDALLG; encoded by the exons ATGCTGTGGATAAGATGGGAGCTGCTGCTAATGGCCAGCATTTGTTGGCAGAGGGGCCACACAGATAATCATGGGGCTACAAAGAGTCTTGGGCATGTGACTGTGGTAATTGTGGGTGGAACAGGTGACTTGGCCAGGAAGTACCTGTGGCAAGGATTTTTCCAGCTCTATGCTGACCAGGTAGGCAAAGGACACACCTTCTCATTTTATGGTGGGGCCCTTTCGACGACCGAGAAGGGGACGCCTCTGCTGTTTGACATCTTGAAGGAGCTGGCTTGCCCTGCAGAGCTCTCTGTGGAGCGTTGCGCTTTGGTCAAAGACCAGTTCCTGCATCTGTCCAAGTATCACCAGCTGAAGACTACTGAGGACTACGAGAATCTCAGCCAGCAGATCAAACAGCAGCTAGGACAGGAGGGTATAATCGAGGCAGGGAGGCTCTTCTACCTGTCTGTTCCAGCTTTCGCATATGCAGACATTGCAGAGAAGATCAACAACACCTGCCGCCCCCCATCCGAAGCATGGTTGAGGGTGGTATTGGAGAAGCCATTTGGTCACAACCTTTATAGTGCTCAGGCCCTTGACAAAAAACTGTCAGGCCAGCTGAAAGAAGAGGAGATGTACAGGATTGACCACTATTTAGGGAAGCAg GTTGTCTCTAAAATTCTGCCATTTAGAAAAGAGAATAAGAAACTTCTAGACCCTATCTGGAACAAGCACCATATTGAAAGAATAGAAATTGTATTGAAGGAAACCTTGGATGCCAAAG GGCGGATTCAGTTTTATGATCAATATGGTGTCATCAGAGATGTGCTCCAGAACCACCTCACAGAGGTCATGACCCTTATGTTGATGAACCTTCCTGCAAACCTGTCCAACAGCGAGGAGATACTACAAAACAAGCTTAATTTCTTGGCTTCCCTTCAACACGTAGATAACAGTAATGCCGTAGTAGGTCAGTACCAAGCTTACAATGGAGAGGttcaggaagagctaaataaaacaAAGGACTACTTCAGCTTGACCCCCACATTTGCTG GTGTAGTCATTCATGTCGACAATGCACAATACGAGGGTATCCCCATATTTATGACCTCAGGCAAGGCACTTGATGAACGGGTTTCTTATGCCCGTGTACTTTTCAAAAGCAATGTATTTTGTGTCCAGGATCCCAACAATGTTCAGTGCAAATCCAAACAGATCATATTTTATTTGGGTCACGGTACCCTCCAGTACCCTGCGATTCTTTTGAGCAAGAACCTGTTCAAGCCCGAACTGGTGAGCAGCGGTGACTGGAAAGAGGTCACCGAATACAAAGATGTGAACGTGCTGGGTTTACAACTCAGTGACTATTACATTCAGTCACCGGTCACACCCAGAGAGGCTTATTGCGAGCTGATCTCACATGTCTTCTTTGGACGCAAGGATAGCTTTATTAGTGCCGAAGGACTCCTTGCTTCCTGGGAGTTTTGGACCCCCCTCCTTGAAGGCTTGAGTCGGGTCTTTCCACGGGTGTATCCAGGTGGCGTAGACAATGGTAACCTGCTGAACTTTCAGCTGAAGGGCCATCAGGTCGCCTTTAGCCATGAAGCTCTGGTCAACGTGATCAACCCTGGTGCCGAGGACAACTTCCAAGTGATGCAAGGGAAGTACCGTAGCTCTGAAATGGTATCTGCCTGGGCACAGGAACTGGTGGAGCGCTTGGCTTCTGATCTTCTCTTGGCTGCTGAGGAGGCCATTCGTGAAGAAGGTCAGTTTCACCTGGCATTGTCTGGTGGCTCCAGTCCGGTGGCACTGCTCCGTGCACTGGCCCTGAACCTCTACACCTTTCCGTGGCGCAACACTCACATATGGCAAGTGGATGAGCGCTGTGTGCCACATACAGAATCAGGCTCCAACTTCCGGTCTATTCATGATCTCCTGCTTCAGCATATTCGCATACCCTACTTCAACATCCACCCCATGCCTGTGCATCTGACCCAAAGGTTGTGTGTGGAAGAGGACGGAGGTCCAACATTATATGAGAAGGAAATCAAGAAACATGTCAATGGCTCCAGTTTCCACTACATCCTGCTTGGCGTAGGCCAGGACGGCCACACTGCCTCACTATTCCAGGACACCAAGTTGGAAAACGATGAGGAAAATTTGGTAATTCTGACAGAAAGCCCCAATAAACCTCACCAGAGGATGAGTCTTACATTCACAGCCATCAATAGGGCTCGAAGGGTAGGTGTTTTAATTATGGGCAAGAGCAAGCATGAACTTGTCAGTCAACTCAGCCGAATTAAGGGCGAATCATCCAAGTATCCCATCACCAAAGTACAGCCAAAGAGCGGTACTCTTATATGGTACATTGACTATGATGCATTGCTAGGATAA
- the LOC122145351 gene encoding uncharacterized protein LOC122145351 isoform X1, producing MLHHFLVHAAFQTSRWLPRDQRLKFQIVLFIFAVLFLAPQFYVLSRPKSSRYCEKPLLNNLIAFIVFSFIATGLAVALTLTDPVPKSIRVAFHSFGLFAFIQGLCTVILTLSAPQCEKTTTELYIFSLVVSWACILSTAFFLVRGGLCLIHRLFPHWLRDTCLWD from the exons ATGCTTCACCACTTCTTAGTTCATGCAGCTTTTCAGACCAGCAGGTGGCTTCCAAGAGATCAAAGGTTAAAATT TCAGATTGTTCTTTTCATCTTTGCGGTGCTTTTCCTGGCACCACAGTTTTATGTTTTGTCAAG GCCAAAATCTTCTCGCTATTGTGAAAAGCCACTGTTGAACAATCTTATAGCCTTCATTGTGTTCTCTTTTATAGCAACAG GTTTGGCTGTAGCGCTTACACTCACTGACCCAGTTCCCAAGAGCATCAGAGTAGCTTTTCACTCATTTGGGCTGTTCGCATTTATACAGGGACTTTGTACAGTCATTCTTACCCTGTCTGCACCTCAGTGT gaAAAGACCACCACTGAATTGTATATCTTTTCTTTGGTAGTCTCTTGGGCCTGCATACTCTCAACAG CTTTCTTTCTTGTAAGAGGAGGTCTCTGCCTGATTCATAGACTGTTTCCTCATTGGTTAAGAGATACGTGCCTTTGGGATTGA
- the LOC122145351 gene encoding uncharacterized protein LOC122145351 isoform X2: MLHHFLVHAAFQTSRWLPRDQSQIVLFIFAVLFLAPQFYVLSRPKSSRYCEKPLLNNLIAFIVFSFIATGLAVALTLTDPVPKSIRVAFHSFGLFAFIQGLCTVILTLSAPQCEKTTTELYIFSLVVSWACILSTAFFLVRGGLCLIHRLFPHWLRDTCLWD; encoded by the exons ATGCTTCACCACTTCTTAGTTCATGCAGCTTTTCAGACCAGCAGGTGGCTTCCAAGAGATCAAAG TCAGATTGTTCTTTTCATCTTTGCGGTGCTTTTCCTGGCACCACAGTTTTATGTTTTGTCAAG GCCAAAATCTTCTCGCTATTGTGAAAAGCCACTGTTGAACAATCTTATAGCCTTCATTGTGTTCTCTTTTATAGCAACAG GTTTGGCTGTAGCGCTTACACTCACTGACCCAGTTCCCAAGAGCATCAGAGTAGCTTTTCACTCATTTGGGCTGTTCGCATTTATACAGGGACTTTGTACAGTCATTCTTACCCTGTCTGCACCTCAGTGT gaAAAGACCACCACTGAATTGTATATCTTTTCTTTGGTAGTCTCTTGGGCCTGCATACTCTCAACAG CTTTCTTTCTTGTAAGAGGAGGTCTCTGCCTGATTCATAGACTGTTTCCTCATTGGTTAAGAGATACGTGCCTTTGGGATTGA
- the LOC109056374 gene encoding TAR DNA-binding protein 43-like encodes MAEMYIRVAEEENEEPMEIPSEDDGTVLLSTVAAQFPGACGLRYRSPVSQCMRGVRLVEGVLHAPENGWGNLVYVVNYPKETVLPDNKRKMDEIDASSATKIKRGDQKTSDLIVLGLPWKTTEQDLKDYFSTFGEVIMVQVKRDVKTGNSKGFGFVRFAEWETQGKVMSQRHMIDGRWCDCKLPNSKQGPDEPMRSRKVFVGRCTEDITADELRQFFMQYGEVTDVFIPKPFRAFAFVTFADDQVAASLCGEDLIIKGVSVHISNAEPKHNNTRQMMERAGRFGNGFGGQGFGGSRSSMGGSSSNMGNLSNFNLNPAMMAAAQAALQSSWGMMGMLAQQGQSATPGTSTSGTSSTRDPTQTYSSGNSNYSSSAALGWGSGSNSSGSGFNSSFGSSMDSKSSGWGM; translated from the exons ATGGCCGAGATGTACATTCGCGTCGCGGAGGAGGAGAACGAGGAGCCGATGGAGATCCCGTCGGAGGACGACGGCACGGTGCTGCTGTCCACGGTGGCCGCTCAGTTTCCCGGGGCTTGTGGCCTGCGTTACCGGAGCCCCGTGTCTCAGTGCATGAGAGGAGTTCGCCTGGTGGAAGGAGTCCTGCACGCCCCCGAGAACGGCTGGGGAAACCTGGTCTATGTGGTCAATTATCCTAAAG AAACGGTTCTGCCGGATAATAAGAGGAAGATGGATGAGATTGATGCTTCATCTGCAACGAAGATCAAGAGAGGAGATCAGAAGACTTCAGATCTGATTGTGCTGGGTCTGCCATGGAAGACTACAGAACAAGACTTAAAAGACTACTTCAGTACGTTTGGGGAAGTCATCATGGTGCAG GTCAAGCGGGACGTGAAGACGGGAAATTCGAAAGGATTTGGGTTTGTGAGGTTTGCAGAGTGGGAGACTCAGGGTAAGGTGATGTCACAGCGGCACATGATTGATGGCAGGTGGTGTGACTGCAAACTACCCAACTCAAAg CAAGGTCCAGATGAGCCAATGAGGAGCAGGAAAGTGTTTGTGGGCCGTTGCACGGAGGACATAACCGCTGATGAGCTCCGTCAGTTTTTCATGCAGTATGGGGAGGTCACAGATGTTTTCATTCCTAAACCCTTCAGAGCATTCGCTTTCGTCACCTTTGCAGATGACCAG GTTGCCGCCTCCCTTTGTGGAGAAGATCTGATCATCAAGGGCGTCAGCGTGCACATCTCCAACGCTGAGCCGAAACACAACAACACTAGGCAGATGATGGAGCGGGCAGGGCGCTTTGGGAACGGTTTCGGAGGTCAGGGTTTCGGAGGCAGCCGAAGCAGCATGGGGGGTAGCTCCAGCAACATGGGAAATTTAAGCAATTTCAACCTCAATCCAGCAATGATGGCTGCCGCCCAGGCCGCTCTGCAGAGCAGTTGGGGTATGATGGGAATGTTAGCACAGCAGGGTCAGTCGGCAACACCTGGCACGAGCACAAGCGGCACGAGTTCCACTCGGGACCCGACCCAAACATACAGCTCGGGCAACAGCAACTACAGCAGCTCGGCCGCTCTCGGCTGGGGCTCCGGCTCTAACTCTAGCGGTAGTGGGTTTAACTCCAGCTTTGGCTCTAGTATGGATTCCAAGTCGTCAGGGTGGGGTATGTAA